Proteins encoded in a region of the Rickettsia bellii RML369-C genome:
- a CDS encoding type IV secretion system DNA-binding domain-containing protein has protein sequence MQQNQNNFTRGSQIFAHQMRMLGQGSINALTIGLIFTVVWLMWRTYQKLSLVSLYYFIIERYAQLKLAIGEYFYPISQIGIKFYYLEQKAWVYRNAEEFVHKFWHVTPHSHNINQFGQFLLHSAWPEGIIVFTISMFTAIIFFMYRGKKAVIQDKIRGADLVEAKTLARMLHKNKQAANICFSGLPLVKNSERRHILITGTTGSGKTNMLNELLPQIRKEQGRAIIVDLTGSFTDRFFDPKCDKLLNPLQENTEHWLPWNDCHEIWDYNDMASNFSNYNPKLDDFFAKSAELVLAEGLRLYQDSKDIKKLINTILYANNKEFAKSFKNSAVSGIISSSAPETSSGIQATVSKNIEVLQHLKPKGEFSIRKWFTADKGWLFITSTPNQRVMLRPLIAAWISIAIKALMNRNINNTHSNMWFVIDELPALQKISSLPIALAESRKYGGCVVAGMQNIHQLEEIYGSAGTASMLDLFGSKFIFRVSDQQTAHKSALMLGEQEIIETQENLSYGANSMRDGVNMHSLEKRKLLVMPSEIMNLEDLTCYVKLAGNIPITKLQMNLQT, from the coding sequence ATGCAACAAAATCAAAATAATTTTACTCGTGGTTCACAGATTTTTGCTCATCAGATGAGAATGCTTGGGCAAGGCAGTATTAATGCTTTAACTATTGGATTAATATTTACTGTAGTTTGGCTAATGTGGCGTACATATCAGAAATTGTCCTTAGTAAGCTTATATTATTTTATCATAGAGCGATACGCACAATTAAAACTTGCCATAGGAGAGTATTTTTACCCTATAAGCCAAATAGGTATTAAATTCTATTATTTAGAACAAAAAGCTTGGGTTTATCGTAATGCTGAAGAATTTGTGCATAAATTTTGGCATGTTACACCGCATTCGCATAATATCAATCAATTTGGGCAATTCTTATTGCATTCAGCTTGGCCAGAAGGTATTATTGTTTTTACTATTAGCATGTTTACTGCCATCATCTTTTTTATGTATCGAGGTAAAAAAGCTGTTATACAAGATAAGATCAGGGGAGCAGATTTGGTGGAAGCAAAAACTTTAGCGAGAATGCTTCATAAAAACAAACAAGCTGCTAATATTTGTTTTTCTGGATTGCCATTAGTTAAAAATAGCGAAAGGAGGCATATTCTTATTACCGGTACTACTGGTAGTGGTAAAACTAATATGTTAAATGAGCTATTACCTCAGATTAGAAAAGAGCAAGGTAGAGCAATTATTGTTGATTTAACAGGTAGCTTTACTGATCGATTTTTTGATCCCAAATGTGATAAGCTACTTAATCCTTTGCAAGAGAATACAGAGCATTGGTTGCCTTGGAATGATTGTCATGAAATTTGGGATTATAATGATATGGCAAGTAACTTTAGTAACTATAATCCCAAATTAGATGATTTTTTTGCTAAAAGTGCTGAGTTGGTACTCGCTGAAGGATTAAGATTATATCAGGATAGTAAAGACATCAAAAAGCTAATAAATACTATTCTTTATGCAAATAATAAAGAATTTGCAAAAAGTTTTAAAAATAGTGCAGTATCTGGTATAATTAGCAGTAGTGCCCCTGAGACTTCTTCAGGTATTCAAGCAACTGTTAGTAAAAATATTGAAGTGTTGCAACATTTAAAGCCTAAAGGTGAGTTTAGTATTAGAAAGTGGTTTACTGCGGACAAAGGTTGGTTATTTATAACTAGTACTCCTAATCAAAGAGTAATGCTTCGACCACTTATTGCTGCATGGATTAGCATAGCGATAAAAGCATTAATGAATAGGAACATCAATAATACTCATAGTAATATGTGGTTTGTGATTGATGAGCTGCCAGCTTTACAAAAGATATCTTCACTCCCTATAGCTTTGGCTGAAAGCAGGAAATATGGTGGCTGCGTTGTTGCAGGTATGCAAAACATTCATCAATTAGAGGAGATATATGGTTCTGCTGGAACAGCTTCAATGCTTGATTTATTTGGTAGCAAATTTATTTTTCGGGTAAGTGATCAACAAACAGCACATAAATCAGCTTTAATGCTTGGTGAGCAAGAAATTATTGAAACTCAAGAGAATCTCTCTTATGGTGCTAACTCCATGCGTGATGGAGTAAATATGCATAGCTTAGAGAAAAGAAAATTATTAGTAATGCCATCTGAAATTATGAATCTAGAAGATCTTACCTGTTATGTAAAACTTGCGGGTAACATCCCAATTACTAAATTACAAATGAATTTACAAACTTGA
- a CDS encoding tetratricopeptide repeat protein yields the protein MQNIEKLAFIFILSLIFFSSAFAENLINPTNAKQQQIEQQSKIQDSNILAEEYLNIGKSFYKLGKYQEAIKNFDLAIKYKPDYEDAYNYKGMVLAKLGKYQEAIQYYNLAIKYGSSFTEAYNNKGNSLNKLGRYQEAIKNFDLALKYNLHFAVAYNNKGNSLSNLGKHQEAIENCDLALKYNPRYPEAYYNKGISLMSLWQHQEAIKNFDLAIKYKSDYADAYNNKGAALINLGKYQEAIETCDIAIKYQPHCVEAYYNKAISLNILKKYHEAIENCDLAIKYDPTYTASYLEKGIALRKLGKYQEAINSYDLAIKYKSDYAESYLEKGITLISMGKEKEAKVNFHLALKYKPNLMTEYTEIIKALRKLGNDLMADEFEEKLKIMQDNL from the coding sequence ATGCAAAACATCGAAAAATTAGCATTCATATTTATCTTATCATTAATATTTTTCAGTAGTGCTTTTGCAGAAAACTTGATCAATCCTACTAATGCAAAACAACAACAAATCGAGCAACAAAGCAAAATTCAGGATTCAAATATTTTAGCTGAAGAATATTTAAATATTGGTAAATCTTTTTATAAATTAGGAAAATATCAAGAAGCAATAAAAAATTTTGATTTAGCTATTAAATATAAACCTGACTACGAAGATGCTTATAACTATAAAGGAATGGTCTTAGCTAAGTTAGGAAAATATCAAGAAGCAATACAATATTATAATTTAGCAATCAAATATGGTTCTAGTTTTACAGAAGCCTATAATAATAAAGGTAATTCTTTAAATAAATTAGGTAGATATCAAGAAGCAATAAAAAATTTTGATCTTGCACTAAAATATAATTTGCATTTTGCGGTAGCATATAATAATAAAGGTAATTCTTTAAGTAATTTAGGAAAGCATCAAGAAGCAATAGAAAATTGTGATCTTGCCTTAAAATATAACCCAAGATATCCAGAAGCATATTATAATAAAGGAATATCCTTAATGTCTTTATGGCAACATCAAGAAGCAATAAAAAATTTTGATTTAGCTATTAAATATAAATCAGATTATGCAGATGCTTATAACAACAAGGGTGCAGCTTTAATAAACTTAGGAAAATATCAAGAAGCAATTGAAACCTGTGATATAGCTATAAAATATCAGCCCCATTGTGTAGAAGCATACTATAACAAGGCTATCTCTTTAAACATATTAAAAAAATATCATGAAGCAATAGAGAATTGTGATTTAGCAATCAAATATGATCCTACTTATACAGCATCATACTTAGAAAAAGGAATAGCTCTTAGAAAATTAGGTAAATATCAAGAAGCAATTAATAGCTATGATCTAGCTATTAAGTATAAATCTGATTATGCTGAAAGTTACTTAGAAAAAGGAATTACATTGATTAGCATGGGAAAAGAAAAAGAAGCTAAAGTAAATTTTCACTTAGCTCTTAAATATAAACCTAATCTTATGACAGAATATACAGAAATAATTAAAGCTTTAAGAAAACTAGGTAATGATCTTATGGCTGACGAGTTTGAAGAAAAATTAAAGATAATGCAAGATAATTTGTAA
- a CDS encoding conjugal transfer protein TraG N-terminal domain-containing protein, protein MTDYVIHTFGGGDILWQVFNGIGRVFASNSEYFTPVGKFALTIGGIWAATRAIFRGNIGIFAMEWFFPSLFIFIFLFAPKANVWLKDEISMQAPVKIDNIPVGIAFFASISSKISYSLSETLEKHLLPPDEGLSSRKNGIMFGAKAIGKIKDIQIEDPVTLTNTKEFLRQCFMKPYIIGNILGKKAEAQRASDIIAFIEQNMPNNFGIYYKDPSNSAISFKTCRQVTPLIKAAINKELNDRLLTKFANGIGISSDRQEILSSRLKTMTSDTLKYLKKEQTDIHQWMRQAMLLNANREAYDDLREKFSLSRIYPQLVSMNATRGLFQQSFSYLIAGEMAANIMPILQSVFFALVICLIFVVFPMSMLPGGYTIFKTWITLIIWVTSWPVFFTVIHCLGMISLAGKGTSHFTGLNILSQGSFSEILLHEFATFQMLAASVPMLSWAVLKACAHATTTLANQFSPVPVASNIGANIADNNLAMDNYSIGNRTIAQQNLTPTLQLAGGIIDDGGMRVTSTDSGRQVLTQAVDSLVNNYRSSKLLQDSYQSQFMSSQSYLDSLNDRYSNLTTTGNSMATEIGKRLSYEEAKSIGITDSQYLALQQMNSDSIAATDHTGSSNRKGTSTSANIGLNVPSIGGVTVRADNDQGKERGKSVNQQQSYNEALSKIKSATKDGRLGHTNSDLQSLSNNLNSNFSEQQSVGQEITRTKQNIEQLSYNMNYIAQNSASIDRNLNESVLNSIIAKNIPGVSSKEQAAMWASTHQQEAEQIALDIAKINNIIPQDLSSVSSINIPSKENLRSSFDKNTKQLNDQAAISNIDDRRNDVYDKNVEQMLIQSIDNNEIEKVKILEQLSDKVKDKKAQIEDEFNKTPESTIVRTGQQIADNLEISSKAIKKRNIKLPGHKNENN, encoded by the coding sequence ATGACAGATTACGTAATACATACATTTGGTGGAGGAGATATATTATGGCAAGTTTTTAATGGCATAGGAAGAGTCTTTGCCTCAAATAGTGAGTATTTTACACCAGTAGGTAAATTTGCTTTGACAATTGGTGGAATTTGGGCAGCAACTCGTGCTATTTTTAGAGGTAATATTGGTATTTTTGCTATGGAATGGTTTTTTCCATCCTTATTTATTTTTATCTTTTTATTTGCTCCAAAAGCAAATGTGTGGCTTAAAGATGAAATATCAATGCAGGCTCCTGTAAAAATTGATAATATCCCAGTAGGTATTGCTTTTTTTGCTTCTATATCATCAAAAATAAGTTACTCTTTATCAGAGACGCTCGAAAAGCATTTACTTCCACCTGATGAAGGGTTATCAAGCAGGAAGAATGGGATTATGTTTGGAGCAAAAGCTATTGGTAAAATCAAGGACATTCAAATAGAGGATCCGGTAACTTTGACCAATACAAAAGAATTTTTAAGACAATGTTTTATGAAACCTTATATAATTGGTAATATTTTAGGTAAAAAAGCAGAAGCACAAAGAGCAAGTGACATCATTGCTTTTATCGAACAAAATATGCCCAATAATTTTGGTATTTATTATAAGGATCCAAGTAATTCTGCTATTTCTTTTAAAACCTGCAGGCAAGTAACTCCCTTGATTAAGGCAGCTATTAATAAAGAATTAAATGATAGGTTATTAACTAAATTTGCAAATGGTATAGGCATTAGCTCTGATAGGCAAGAGATATTATCTAGCAGATTAAAAACTATGACCTCTGATACTCTAAAATATCTTAAAAAAGAACAAACAGATATTCATCAGTGGATGAGACAAGCAATGCTACTTAATGCTAATCGTGAAGCTTATGATGATTTAAGAGAAAAATTCTCACTTTCTAGAATATATCCTCAATTAGTTAGTATGAATGCGACCCGCGGGTTATTTCAGCAATCCTTTTCTTACCTGATTGCAGGAGAGATGGCAGCAAATATCATGCCTATCTTACAATCAGTATTTTTTGCTTTGGTAATTTGTCTCATTTTCGTAGTATTTCCAATGTCAATGTTGCCCGGTGGTTATACTATCTTTAAAACTTGGATAACATTAATCATTTGGGTAACCAGCTGGCCAGTATTTTTTACTGTGATTCATTGTTTAGGGATGATTAGCCTAGCTGGTAAAGGCACAAGTCACTTTACTGGTTTAAATATCTTATCGCAAGGGAGTTTTTCAGAAATTCTGTTGCATGAGTTTGCAACATTTCAGATGTTAGCAGCTTCAGTTCCGATGTTATCCTGGGCAGTATTAAAGGCTTGTGCTCATGCAACTACTACTTTGGCCAATCAATTTTCTCCAGTACCGGTTGCAAGTAATATTGGTGCTAATATTGCTGATAATAACCTTGCTATGGATAATTATAGCATCGGTAATCGAACAATTGCCCAGCAAAATCTTACCCCAACTTTACAATTGGCAGGAGGAATTATTGATGATGGAGGAATGAGAGTAACCAGTACTGATAGTGGTAGACAAGTACTGACTCAAGCAGTAGACTCACTTGTTAATAACTACCGCTCTTCTAAATTATTACAGGATAGTTATCAATCTCAGTTTATGAGCTCACAAAGTTATCTTGACTCATTAAATGATAGATATAGTAATTTAACTACTACAGGTAATTCTATGGCAACTGAGATAGGAAAAAGATTAAGCTATGAAGAAGCAAAATCTATAGGTATTACTGATAGCCAGTATCTAGCCTTGCAGCAGATGAATTCAGATAGCATCGCTGCTACTGATCATACTGGTAGCAGTAATAGAAAGGGAACTAGTACTAGTGCAAATATAGGTTTAAATGTACCTAGCATAGGAGGAGTAACAGTTCGAGCAGATAATGATCAAGGAAAAGAACGAGGAAAATCAGTAAATCAACAGCAATCATATAATGAAGCATTATCTAAGATTAAAAGTGCTACTAAAGATGGCAGATTAGGTCATACAAATAGTGATCTGCAATCACTTAGTAATAATCTTAATAGTAACTTCTCTGAGCAACAATCTGTAGGGCAAGAAATAACTAGAACTAAACAAAATATCGAGCAATTAAGCTATAACATGAACTATATAGCACAAAATTCTGCCTCTATTGATCGTAATTTAAATGAATCAGTATTAAATAGCATAATTGCCAAAAATATTCCTGGAGTAAGTAGCAAAGAGCAGGCTGCTATGTGGGCAAGTACTCACCAACAAGAAGCCGAACAAATCGCTTTAGATATAGCTAAAATCAATAATATTATACCGCAAGACTTAAGTTCTGTAAGTAGCATCAATATTCCATCTAAAGAAAACTTGCGATCAAGTTTTGATAAAAATACTAAACAGTTGAATGACCAAGCTGCTATTAGTAATATTGATGATAGAAGAAATGATGTTTATGATAAAAATGTAGAACAAATGCTAATTCAGAGTATAGATAATAATGAAATAGAAAAAGTAAAGATTCTTGAGCAGTTATCTGATAAAGTAAAAGATAAGAAGGCACAAATTGAAGATGAATTTAATAAAACTCCTGAATCAACGATTGTCAGAACTGGCCAGCAAATAGCAGATAATCTTGAAATAAGTAGCAAAGCGATCAAGAAAAGAAATATTAAATTACCAGGCCATAAAAATGAAAATAATTGA
- a CDS encoding conjugal transfer protein TraH yields MISNNKFRRVIYIKHVMHILMIILLLQTTTTYAWDLQDVFQGMSVNVTKPGSYQSQAAGYYYAAGGLSIRTNKTSFNPISITPPSLNMSCSGIDSYLGSFSIISGEELVQLMKNIGTQAKAYAFSLGLKTFAPQIENALKDLRNLAMEMNQFAKGDCEMTKAIFASILPKDSAMRESVCRDLQSSSGFDYFAAGKKCRSDLEQKQALANIQNQDPELMLTNYNIFIKAAEKAGIPENMRSAIMSMTGTIIVRDNNVYFLESLAQDEKSWIAHLKGGESASIYTCDNSNCLNPDLRRNITIVLDQSYQGKAKTKLDELKSKLTSNNEFSNADISFLSSIGEAFPIYDYITLEAISGVTILDSSSELVASYSLLQHLKEVTSEVRKAVTMLKSKQVADHHLTAYLKALDRVQLFAQEKWSNMLTSSDQIDRRARLIEQHLIAKERA; encoded by the coding sequence ATGATCAGTAACAATAAGTTTAGAAGAGTAATCTACATAAAGCATGTGATGCATATTCTCATGATAATTTTATTGTTACAAACAACAACAACTTATGCTTGGGATTTACAGGATGTATTTCAAGGCATGAGCGTTAATGTCACTAAACCTGGTTCATATCAATCCCAAGCTGCCGGCTATTATTATGCAGCAGGAGGGTTATCTATTAGAACTAATAAAACATCTTTTAATCCGATTTCTATTACCCCTCCCTCGTTAAACATGAGCTGTAGTGGTATAGATTCTTATCTTGGTAGTTTTTCGATTATTTCAGGTGAAGAGCTAGTTCAGCTAATGAAAAATATTGGTACGCAAGCAAAAGCTTATGCATTTTCATTGGGTCTTAAAACTTTTGCTCCACAAATAGAAAATGCCTTAAAAGATTTAAGAAATCTTGCTATGGAAATGAATCAATTTGCTAAGGGCGATTGTGAAATGACTAAAGCTATTTTCGCTTCCATTTTGCCTAAAGATTCAGCCATGAGAGAATCAGTTTGCAGAGATTTACAATCCAGCTCTGGCTTTGATTATTTTGCTGCCGGCAAAAAATGTCGTAGTGATTTAGAGCAGAAACAAGCTTTAGCGAATATCCAAAATCAAGATCCAGAATTAATGCTGACAAATTATAATATTTTTATCAAGGCAGCAGAAAAAGCAGGAATCCCTGAAAATATGAGAAGTGCCATCATGTCCATGACTGGAACTATAATAGTTCGAGATAATAATGTATATTTCCTTGAGTCACTTGCTCAAGATGAAAAGAGCTGGATTGCTCATTTAAAAGGCGGAGAATCTGCCTCAATTTATACTTGTGATAATAGTAATTGTTTAAACCCAGATCTAAGACGTAATATTACTATTGTTCTAGATCAATCATATCAAGGCAAGGCTAAAACAAAACTAGATGAATTAAAGAGCAAACTTACAAGTAATAACGAGTTTAGTAATGCAGACATATCTTTCCTATCTTCAATAGGGGAAGCATTTCCAATATATGATTATATTACTTTAGAAGCAATATCAGGAGTTACTATTTTAGATAGTTCTTCAGAATTAGTTGCTAGTTACAGTTTACTTCAGCATTTAAAGGAAGTAACCTCAGAGGTAAGAAAAGCAGTTACTATGCTCAAATCAAAGCAAGTAGCAGATCATCATTTAACCGCTTACTTAAAAGCTTTAGATAGAGTGCAACTTTTTGCTCAAGAAAAATGGAGTAATATGCTAACAAGTAGTGATCAGATTGATAGAAGAGCAAGATTAATAGAACAACATTTAATCGCTAAAGAGAGGGCTTAA
- a CDS encoding conjugal transfer protein TraF: MMKWLVNTITKSSLAITSLVIILLLLINDWSNHAFAGTIDLNANSINKMIGLDLASNNEVKDSTQPKGFLWYNEDHAYKPEILKFSQDQKKQEPELELYDQRIEALKKEFNRAKRKALDDPTLENVIIAQRLHKQILEKSYKFATMWQLATLLDYSLTNENIPANSLHKKLYEIRQDKDSSQKLRFLAKNWGLILQVNQGCNYCQAFIPIVREFADKYGFQLIFVSNSETRFQGIPTIKDTGLLQTLNPAKLVPVLYLIDSSGIQIYPVARGIISEDKIAENILLVIQHYNRLKVNDYDQ; this comes from the coding sequence ATGATGAAGTGGCTAGTAAACACGATAACTAAATCATCACTAGCCATTACATCACTAGTAATTATTTTATTGTTACTAATCAATGATTGGTCAAATCACGCATTTGCTGGTACTATAGACTTAAATGCTAATAGTATAAATAAAATGATAGGATTAGATTTAGCAAGCAACAATGAAGTAAAAGATAGCACTCAACCAAAAGGTTTTCTTTGGTATAATGAGGATCATGCTTACAAGCCAGAAATATTAAAATTTTCTCAAGATCAAAAAAAGCAAGAGCCAGAACTTGAGCTTTATGATCAAAGGATAGAAGCTTTAAAGAAGGAATTTAATAGAGCTAAGCGTAAAGCCTTAGATGATCCTACTCTTGAAAATGTCATTATTGCTCAAAGGTTACACAAACAAATTTTAGAAAAATCATATAAATTTGCTACCATGTGGCAGCTTGCTACCTTACTTGATTATAGTCTTACAAACGAGAATATACCTGCAAATTCATTGCATAAAAAATTATACGAGATAAGACAAGATAAAGACAGCAGCCAAAAACTAAGATTTTTAGCTAAGAATTGGGGATTAATTCTGCAAGTAAATCAAGGATGTAATTACTGCCAGGCATTTATCCCTATTGTAAGAGAATTTGCAGATAAATATGGCTTTCAATTAATTTTTGTAAGTAATAGTGAAACTAGATTTCAAGGGATACCAACCATTAAAGATACTGGTTTGTTACAAACACTAAATCCTGCAAAGCTTGTACCGGTATTATATTTAATCGATAGCAGCGGCATACAAATATATCCAGTTGCAAGAGGAATTATTAGTGAAGATAAAATTGCTGAAAATATTTTATTGGTAATTCAGCACTATAATAGACTAAAGGTTAATGATTATGATCAGTAA
- the traN gene encoding conjugal transfer protein TraN, which produces MLVTLVMNAISSYSATMEDSYNSARQYEHSIKLGNPDQIGNKIIFDKEVNISNLSKMNDQDLTNQGSVMLNNSAQGQLLQQSELKKINAMQEYDLNPNNPVISNSAKIEAEPLRHTEGTALNVSEKVIKTKINKSCCEGVEFEIDVIRNLILDAELIDKWGDWQDKAIAFSGLEISNSYRHWLYPVFWKKKRRLGKRKTIYSMHMHNNQIIMEEVRAAIVAKLNTSLDHIDTYIGISPQGEGALTEAWDGDIVKWDRYVFTYKYRDKIKVFREKGEYFQIVNELSEALVEENECHEINRICLEAGNKLFFNQYNVNRPCWSEQIKYQCSSEPKYGCDHLKKQGCELARSNCIRQAASICLQWHKDYICSNEKKELSSSIAGSQMFCLGGNRHTATIVPNTDMGSVGYLAMLNEMKKDMQTNPISVFKGHANSCRKTNIGNFLNCCSGFKGWGKDLGLSRCNAEEKALALKRAKGQCNYVGTYCAKKDKIFKTCITKKSTYCCFNSKLARVFQEQGKKQLAISFGTGQQANCRGFTVEELQRIDFSKFDLEELFSDLLDHAKSKINKNFPQQLKNQMPIMQQQKFNNNHTDSNLSY; this is translated from the coding sequence ATGTTAGTTACTTTAGTGATGAATGCGATCAGTTCTTACTCTGCTACTATGGAGGATAGTTATAATAGTGCCAGACAGTATGAACACAGTATTAAGCTTGGTAATCCTGATCAAATAGGCAATAAGATAATATTTGATAAAGAGGTAAATATATCAAATTTAAGTAAAATGAATGATCAAGACTTAACAAATCAAGGTAGTGTTATGTTAAATAACTCTGCACAAGGGCAATTACTGCAACAAAGTGAGCTGAAGAAAATAAATGCAATGCAAGAATATGACCTTAATCCTAACAATCCCGTAATTAGTAATTCAGCTAAGATTGAGGCAGAGCCATTAAGGCATACAGAAGGGACTGCACTTAATGTTAGTGAAAAAGTAATTAAAACCAAAATTAATAAGAGTTGCTGTGAAGGGGTAGAATTTGAAATAGATGTTATCAGGAATCTTATACTAGATGCTGAATTAATAGATAAATGGGGTGATTGGCAAGATAAAGCAATAGCATTTTCAGGTCTTGAGATAAGTAACAGTTATCGTCACTGGCTTTATCCTGTCTTTTGGAAGAAGAAAAGACGTTTAGGTAAGCGTAAAACAATATACAGCATGCATATGCATAATAATCAGATCATAATGGAAGAAGTGAGAGCAGCTATTGTTGCTAAGTTAAATACTTCCCTTGATCATATTGATACATATATCGGCATTTCTCCTCAAGGAGAAGGAGCATTAACTGAAGCCTGGGATGGTGATATAGTAAAATGGGATAGATATGTTTTTACTTATAAATATCGTGATAAGATTAAAGTATTTAGAGAAAAAGGTGAGTACTTCCAAATAGTAAATGAGCTTTCAGAAGCTTTAGTTGAGGAAAATGAATGCCATGAAATAAATCGCATATGTCTTGAAGCTGGTAATAAGTTGTTTTTTAATCAATATAATGTTAATCGTCCATGCTGGAGCGAGCAAATTAAATATCAATGTAGTAGTGAGCCAAAATATGGGTGTGATCATTTAAAGAAGCAAGGTTGTGAACTTGCAAGGAGCAATTGCATTAGGCAAGCTGCTAGTATCTGTTTGCAATGGCACAAAGATTACATATGCTCTAATGAGAAAAAAGAGCTTAGCTCCTCTATAGCAGGATCACAAATGTTTTGTTTAGGAGGGAATCGTCATACTGCAACTATTGTGCCAAATACTGATATGGGGAGTGTTGGGTATCTTGCAATGTTAAATGAAATGAAAAAAGATATGCAGACAAATCCGATTTCAGTATTTAAAGGTCATGCCAACAGTTGCCGCAAAACAAATATTGGCAATTTTCTTAATTGTTGCTCTGGATTCAAAGGTTGGGGTAAGGATTTAGGGCTGAGCCGGTGTAATGCAGAAGAAAAAGCCTTAGCCTTAAAAAGGGCAAAAGGTCAGTGTAACTATGTTGGGACATATTGTGCTAAGAAAGATAAAATATTTAAGACATGTATTACTAAAAAATCTACTTATTGTTGTTTTAATTCAAAACTTGCAAGAGTTTTTCAAGAGCAAGGAAAAAAACAATTAGCTATTAGTTTTGGCACAGGGCAGCAGGCTAATTGTCGTGGGTTTACAGTAGAAGAGCTGCAAAGAATAGATTTTTCTAAATTTGATTTAGAGGAGCTATTTAGTGATTTACTTGATCATGCTAAAAGTAAAATAAATAAGAACTTTCCGCAGCAACTAAAAAACCAGATGCCTATAATGCAACAACAAAAATTTAATAATAATCATACTGATTCAAATTTATCCTATTAA
- the trbC gene encoding type-F conjugative transfer system pilin assembly protein TrbC: MQFNLKAIILTCLLILGGTSSLAQPEVLLHNILQPKLEPNTYNNIYIFVSFSMPDSALKSYYIEAEQEGARLVMRGLKNNSFLETKAKANEIGISFDIDPNLFEKYQITSVPIVVIDNNQGKVKKLAGHIGLNDALQIMQEEQM; encoded by the coding sequence ATGCAATTTAACTTAAAGGCAATAATTTTAACTTGTTTACTAATATTAGGTGGAACAAGTTCTTTGGCACAACCAGAAGTATTATTACATAATATACTACAACCTAAATTAGAGCCTAACACATATAATAATATCTATATTTTTGTTTCATTTTCAATGCCTGATTCAGCATTAAAGAGTTATTATATTGAAGCAGAACAAGAAGGAGCAAGACTTGTAATGCGAGGTCTAAAAAATAATTCTTTTTTAGAAACTAAAGCAAAAGCTAATGAAATTGGTATTAGCTTTGATATTGATCCAAATCTATTTGAGAAATATCAAATTACTTCTGTACCGATAGTAGTGATAGATAATAACCAAGGCAAAGTTAAAAAACTAGCAGGTCATATAGGATTAAATGATGCATTGCAGATAATGCAAGAGGAACAAATGTGA